The DNA region GTGATacaagattgttgttgttttatgtgactgagaagtttctagaaggtttgagaaggcaatattgaaggacAGTTTGAGTATGAATtaaagaggaaaactactatttctttggttaattaaattggagttttacaaggaaaaagaaaatagcaaaaaggaaaaagtctttttcttatggaatttggaaatcttcaCCTATGGTGATTTGGAAGTCTTGTTAaatataaggaggtgttgggcacgtcTTAGAGAGgcaagagagctgaggcataaagATAAATACCCTAGAGAGCTTATGTAGATATGGTGTTTTGCGGAGGTGGATCTATCGGTAATGGTATTGGTGTTTCGAGGATTTGCTTGAAAAGTGGTGGTGGGTCTGCAACAGTCTCGAGAAAGTTATATGTGATGGACAGATGAAGGGAACGATCAGCTGTTGGAAACTTATCTTCGACAAAATGAACATGCCGTGAGataatgattttgttgtttttcaaaTCCAAACAACGATACCCTTTGTGTTGGGTAAGATATCCAAGAAACAGACACGGTGTTGTTCTTGGTGAaagttttggaagatttgaaTTGTTCAAATTTGGAAAGAATAAACAGCCAAAAACTCTAAGATGATTGTAGGTTGGAGTTTTGTTGAATAGCATAGCATAAGGGATTTGATTCTGAATAGATGACGAAGGAAGAATGTTCAGAACATGAACAACCACATTCAAGGCATTAACCCAATAACATGGTGCTAGCCGAGCTTGAAACAAAAGTGCTCTTGTGACATTGTTTATGGTTCTGATCATTCTCTCAGATTTTCCATTTTGCTGGGAGGTGTGAGGACATGAGAAACGAACCTTGATTCCATTGTTATCGAAAAAATCATGGACTGCCGGTTGTTATACTCAGTTACTCACGACCATTGTCACATTGAAAAGCTTGAATGTGAGCATCGAATTGAGTTTTGATCAGTGAGGTGAAGTGAATGAATATGGAGAAAACATCACTTTTTCTACAAAGAGGATATGCCCATAAATAATGTGTGAAAGCATCAAGAAATAACACATAATATTTGATTGCACTGATGCTTGGAACAAGGGAGGTCCAGACATCAGAGTGTATGATTTCAAAAGCTTTGGAAACTGTAGTATTTGAAGAAAAGAATGGTCACTTTATTTGTTTGCCAAATAACAAGGTTCACAAGTTTGAGAAAGCTTGGTCTTATTACAAATACCCAAAGAAGttgaaataacaaaatcaagatATGCATCATTGGTGTGAGCCAGCCGGTTATGCCATAGAGAGGGAGTGGAAGCAAGAAGAGCAGTTGATTGACTCGAAGTTTTATTGAATGAGGCTGGAAGAGTATAAAGATCACCAATGCTATCACAACGGAGAAGAGTTTTCCGTGTTGGAAGGTCCTTCACAGAATAACCAAAAGGATCAAAATCAACACTCACTGGTTATCTGCTGTaaattttctaacatatatcaatttttttgacTATTTGAGGTGTAGCGAGGACATTATTGAGGGAAAGAGGACGAGACATTCTTTTTATGGAAGAAGATCCTACACAAGTTACTGGAATTTTGGAACCATTACCCACTATGACTGATTGAGTGATGCGAAGATTAGACTTAGAGTGGAGGTTACCTGATGTGTCGTCGCTCCCGAATCCATTATCCAAGGATAAGCCATTGGATCAGTTAGAGTTTCCGTCATCAGAGGAGCAAGCTGAATCTCCGTCAGATGTGCCTTCTGGTGCGATGGAGTTGGATGTGCCGTCGAAAACGTCGGTCTGTACGATTGTTGTGGCCACTGTCCATAGTAGTTGTGCCAAGACGGAAACGGGCCTTGCCAGAACGGAGGGGGGGGGGGCAATTGGGATAATTGGGTCGAGATTGAAAGTTTTTGCGGCCCCCTCTTGAACTATTGTTCCATCGTCCtctgttattgttgttgtattgttGACGATTAACCGGCTAGTGTGATTGTCGAGTGTCTGTTGCCGTTGCGGATGTCGTGAGTGCCGTTGTGGAGGATGAGTGATCCGAATGTGTCGAGGTTAGTCTTTGTGCTCTTTTGAGGCGAGATTCCTCAAGCTCCAGCATCGATTTTGCAGTTTCAAAAGATGGAAAAGGATCTTTGTGTTTGATTACATTGATGATGTAATCAAACTTCTCATTGAGACCATTTAGCAAGTACATCACCATGGTTCGTTCGTGCACCGGTGCATCAACATTCGAGAGTAGGTCGGCTAGAGACTTGATTTTATGACAGTACTCTTGAATGGAACGATCCCTAATAGCTTGATTACGAAGTTCATTGTCAAGCTGGATTGCCCTTGCTTCTTTGTTGTTGCGAAATTGATTTTCCACTCGCAGCCAGACATCTCGCGAAGTTCCTCTGGTTTGAAAAGATGATCGAAACAGATATGGAGCCAGAGTACCCTAGATCCAGAGTTTAACTAAACCATCACGCTTGTACCATGCATCATCATTAGCATTGGCCGGAAGAAGAGTGCCGTCAAGGTGTCCAAGAACATCGAATGTGAGACAGTGGGCGAGGAACAACTCACACCAAGCATCATAATTGTGATCATCAAGATCGAGAATTAGAGGAATGTGAGATTTGATGTTTGTGACACCAAAAGCTCGTTCAAGATTAGCAGGACGAGCAgcaattgaaaagaaaaaaaaacgaaaggaacaagaagaggaagaagaagacgagacaAAAGAAATAGATGAGAAAAGATGAGTTGAagcggaagaaaaaaaaaacaatatgaagaGCAatatggctctgataccatgaaagataTTTAAAGATATGTAAAACTCTcctttttctatgtcacttttcgAAAATACCCTtatgtccattttcaaaaatacccctttttaatatataaatagggttattgttaatttagGCATTTTGTTCCAATAAAGCTTTTATTTTAGGCATTTTTTCCATGCTTTTAAAATTAGACATTTTTTGTGATAGCAAAAATACGACACTACCCCTAGAATTCTcatgcaaagaagaaaaagacatttagtcttcatatataaattaacaacAATCGTTTGGTTTTCATTGTTATACCAACACAAAAgctagaaaaaacaaatcaaaattacataATCAATCTTTAATCTCAGAagacaacaacacaacaactctgaaaatgaaagagatgaaTCAGTTCCTTAAGCTGTCAACTCCTTCAAGAACTTCTCTGTCTTTACACTATCTCGTCAATGCCACCAACCATGTAATATGATATGTTCAGGAAGATACTTGATACCAAGCAAACCCTAAAACAAACACTTCATGCAAGCTCAAAAATAGGAAGGatcatagaaaaagaaagaagtcaTGGAGTGGAGTATATATAGCTCGTGAGTGAAGAGCTTGGCAGCTAGTAGAAGCCATTTTACTCAACCAAACTTAGAAGGGGAATGTAAACGAGGACAACTAATGTAGTAAGGGAAACCCAAGGacaaaatcaaacacacatGTATTAAGAAAACCCTAAGGAATTACAACTGAGGGAACCTAAGTAGCTAGTTAACCGCACTCTTACTAAGGAACACGAAACCCTACAGAACTACAATTGAGGGAACCCAAGTAGCCAGTTAACCGCACTCTTATTAAggaacactaaaccctaaagaacTACAATTGAGGGAACCCAAGTAGCCAGTTAACGACAGAACGCTAAAACCTAAAGAAGCACAACGGAGGGAACCCAAGTAGCCAGTTAACCGcaaaacactaaaccctaaagaagCAAAACGGAGTGAACCCAATTAGCCAGTTAACCGCagaacactaaaccctaaagaagCACAATGGAGGGAACCCAAATACCAAATGAAACACACATATTGTAAAGGACATGAGTAACAACATGATACCAATGCATTAACGGATATTAATTCTCCATCGAAAAGATATGCAAAACCACTAGAAACAATAATGACATtcacaaaaaatgatttttaaaatgaagATCCACAAAAGTAGCGTAAGTTGTAAAGAACATGAGTTGTACATAAGGTTAGTATCCCTTCACGAACTCAAATGCTTTACCCTATTCTCATGAGTTGTACATAAGGTTGCCCTAATTTGATTTGTAAAGCATTTGATTTACAACTTCAAAACACTAGCTTCATAAATGAGTATTATATCTCTATCAAAACACTGGGATGAATCCCTTCACGAAATCAAGATAACGTGTAGTCTAGAGGTAAAGAAAATACCATGAGAAGCTGGTATGTAAGTAGGAGTGAAACAATGAGGAGATACACATCCATGGATTCCTCCCTCTAAGGAGGAGGCTGATTTCTATCAATATCGTTGTTTTGTTGGTTACTTATTTGATCTCTATTTCACTCTTTATTTAGGCAAGAAGAATATCATAACAAGGAAAACATGATATAGCTTGAGCGATGATATTTTTTTCGAAAGAACATGCAAAAAATAGACCAAGTACACACATGGAAGATGAATCAACCAGCGGATTTGCTAATAAAGAGAGTGAGGGATCAAAATTTCAGGCCAAACCCCTACGATTTCAATTTCTTAAAATCGATTCTTGAGGTTACAAAATATCTAGTATAATAATGTTTTACGGATTCACATGAAATCAATTACTGTATCTTCAAAACCAGATTACTTCTCTTCCTTAATTCTCTCTTTTGTAACACCACCCCAACTAGCTACTCTCGGAATCTAGAAAATCATTTGATTCGTTTCTctagtagaaaaaaaaaatgaaaaactcagGCAAAGAACAGAGCTCACATACCGTATACCTTACAAGGTTAGGCGATTCCCAGAAGGCTTCATGCGATACAAAGAAGCGACGAAGAGGATGAACCGTTGTTGGAAAATGGAAGAGATTTGGGACTTTGTCACCTTTGAATTAGAGAGACATGAAGTGTAAGATAGCAAACCAGAAACAACTAGAAAGTTTGAAACTCTCCGTCTCTCCTTCCCTGTCAATCTCTAAAATCCCaattaaaaaggagaaattGAAACCCTAGTAACTGAAACTTACTTCTCTATTTGCATTCGTATAGCACTAATTCGTTTGGGACTATCATATTTGTATAATCGGAGGGAGAAGATCAGAGCATCGTTTTTTCATCGTCTAACTGGAGAGAAAAGAACACAAGCGGCAAAGATGAGAGACGACGATTCATTGTCTTAGGGGAGAGGGCCAATATTGTCTTTTCAGCATTTTAGAAATGCTTGTAAGTATGAGAAAAAACCCTATTTCTACAATACCCATGGGAAAAAATACCAATCTTGTAATTAACTcttgactaaattctaaaccctaaactccaatattaaatcctaaccactaatccctaaaaactataccctaaatgtataaatgagaacccaaacctaaaaaaaaaaattctaaaaattaatttaacatattatatttgtgtaaaagagggcaacaatgaaaatgtttaaaaaggGTGTTTTTGAAAATGAGTATTTCAAAAAagacatttttaacaaattctctttacaAAACTAATCCATACATATTTGCACAAAATAACATTAggtaaaataaggaaaataaaaatcaatcacACTAAATAAGTTAACTATGGAAAACCAAAAGCTATCACACTAATATATACCTaacaataactaaataaaatcaattaagtTCCTAAATTATCTCTCCCTATAACTAAAACTAGATTTTatcccgcggtacaccgcagacatataatttttattataatttatattttatgttatatttatttgttaaatattagagattttgtaaatagaaaaataactaaattttccggtGTTGTGcagctaaatgtttatattatttttttaacccgcaatacacttcatgaccatttgtttgttatatatttttttttgtttagtgtttgagattctattttgatttttaattattataacaaaaaataagggatctaaatacataataagtaatttatacgctgtgattaagtcacatttttcctaatgatttaattatttaacacaatcttagttaaatcaacttgattttatgtcaaatattccaatattagtagtgttgataaataattaaatgaggatttaacccgtgttaacacaaatttaataatattttattaattccaatatgtcctctttataactcatctactatataaccacattatataatttttttttttaattttacatattcttaataatttttttttaattaagtttatatatatgttaattataatatttaaataaatattaatcgAAGTTtttttacgttaagaatcaaagcttacaggttttggaaaacgaaatggaaatcaaattgttgttttctttgtttgtgaaGGATTCAGAttcaaaacacaacagaatgtgtggttaaagatatgatagtttttatttccatattgattgttattattttttagttggaatgaaatttaaaatatttaggaaaaaaaatctgatgtaatgttagttttggaaactttttaggggttaatgttgtaaataactttttaaataaacaaaactaaaagggcataacacaaaatgtacttcaaaaatgttaatatagatattcaTAAACtcaattattcaaaaaatatcttTAGGAAATCAGTTTATGTATTCCTTTTTAACTTAGAAGATTTAAATGTTTtactgaaaaaataataattataaaaatcataataactaaatatttctACAATATCTCTACAAAATCCTAAAATGCTGCAAATAGAAACTAACTAAAAGACACACgattatttaattagatattcattatgtaaatattaagggggaggtattggtttagggtttagaaagaattttaatgactttaaaagttaggtaaaatatgttgttattcaatcaagacttttaaaaactctttaaaaatttggtgttattggttgtggatttgtaaaaagttatctaaaatcttgataaatctagtgttattggattaagagttttataaagtcattaaaagttttatgttattcaagtaaaacaaaagaatcttggattgttaatgaattcaaattttatgttattggtttaggattttatatcatttccttcataacaaaagtcatgaaaactctttcatcaaatagaaagattttacaagattagaaaaaacaaatcatcaagattttaaaaaacttcctaaacaatctcttagaatccttcatttttaactttcaattttctatgattctaacaatcagcaagaacataaaatcattaaaattctttctaaatcctaaaccaatacctccccctaaatattttgaattatttcatcaattttttttgatcgTTCACCAATATTTACTCGATTTGATATCacactaacactataaataaCCTCATTTGTACtttgttattagttttttttttcaattcatctATGCTATAAAATAGTAGATTTCTTCACAATTTGCATCACTAATACatactttttattgttttttatgcaGCTCAATTGTAATCATGACAATAGGAGTGCGATTGGTGCATCAAAAGGTATGTTCTTTTTCACCATAGTCAAATTGGGTTTTAGTCTTAAAATTTTGCTAATCTACAcctgatctttttgtttttttttttaattatgctacAAATTTCTTTACCAGCTAAACCAAATAAACTATCATTTGGGTCATGAACATCATGGTGATAATAAActtttaagtatttttcttacatgaacatcatcttctttatttatatcAAAACTTCTCTTATGTTATGAGATATAGAATACATCACCATATTTTTGTCTCATATGAGTTTTATGCATAAGGAgcataaatattttgttttcaaaaaatcttattcattttcattttcatagatttttcttttgtttaaggACTTGGTtttcgaaaaaaataaatttggttttttaatataagaaaaaattatatttcatcaAATCAAAGGTTATTTCTCCCAGACTTTTAAGTCTATAACGATTTTCTTTTATAgagtaacatatatattatttttatttcttttcttggaAGGGTAcatataataatgaaatttcttcttttaaaaattttataacttttttttatttaccatttttataaggttactatatattttaaagtttttttaactatcttcatcatttatgttttgtttttataagtttttttaaaaaaaaagttttctaagtgtgcttttctttttgatttgattttaacaaatatCTAAGATcgttaataatttttatttaatttcttgcaggaaaataaaaatatatacaatccTCCTTTTTTGATTTGATCGCATCTTCCAAGTTTTCTAAAACATTAGAGCAATTGATgtcaaaatggatagaaaacaaaacagaagaaaaatactatatgcaatatatatatttgtcaaccaaacattaaattaaaaaataacttcaAGGTTGGTCGTCCAAACCGGAGGGAAAGAGNNNNNNNNNNNNNNNNNNNNNNNNNNNNNNNNNNNNNNNNNNNNNNNNNNNNNNNNNNNNNNNNNNNNNNNNNNNNNNNNNNNNNNNNNNNNNNNNNNNNNNNNNNNNNNNNNNNNNNNNNNNNNNNNNNNNNNNNNNNNNNNNNNNNNNNNNNNNNNNNNNNNNNNNNNNNNNNNNNNNNNNNNNNNNNNNNNNNNNNNNNNNNNNNNNNNNNNNNNNNNNNNNNNNNNNNNNNNNNNNNNNNNNNNNNNNNNNNNNNNNNNNNNNNNNNNNNNNNNNNNNNNNNNNNNNNNNNNNNNNNNNNNNNNNNNNNNNNNNNNNNNNNNNNNNNNNNNNNNNNNNNNNNNNNNNNNNNNNNNNNNNNNNNNNNNNNNNNNNNNNNNNNNNNNNNNNNNNNNNNNNNNNNNNNNNNNNNNNNNNNNNNNNNNNNNNNNNNNNNNNNNNNNNNNNNNNNNNNNNNNNNNNNNNNNNNNNNNNNNNNNNNNNNNNNNNNNNNNNNNNNNNNNNNNNNNNNNNNNNNNNNNNNNNNNNNNNNNNNNNNNNNNNNNNNNNNNNNNNNNNNNNNNNNNNNNNNNNNNNNNNNNNNNNNNNNNNNNNNNNNNNNNNNNNNNNNNNNNNNNNNNNNNNNNNNNNNNNNNNNNNNNNNNNNNNNNNNNNNNNNNNNNNNNNNNNNNNNNNNNNNNNNNNNNNNNNNNNNNNNNNNNNNNNNNNNNNNNNNNNNNNNNNNNNNNNNNNNNNNNNNNNNNNNNNNNNNNNNNNNNNNNNNNNNNNNNNNNNNNNNNNNNNNNNNNNNNNNNNNNNNNNNNNNNNNNNNNNNNNNNNNNNNNNNNNNNNNNNNNNNNNNNNNNNNNNNNNNNNNNNNNNNNNNNNNNNNNNNNNNNNNNNNNNNNNNNNNNNNNNNNNNNNNNNNNNNNNNNNNNNNNNNNatatatatatatatatatatatatatataattgtaccATCAAACTTGTGATTATTGGTAGACAACTACCGTTTGAAGTCTGGTGGAGCATGATATTGATCCTAGACAAGCGAATAAAAGGCACACGGGTACAGTTAAGTCTCTAAATCAGTCTTTTACAAGGAACTTGAACAAGGAATCCTTAGATCAGTAATATTCATGGAGAGTTCAATTTTCCCATgctttaatcaaataattagaTAAACAAAGTAATGCCCAACATGATTctgaaataaatacaaaatctaCTCTTATGatattccaatatatatatctagacaTAAGTAGATGCCATCACAATAATTCTAGTAATTACATAAGTATTCCTAGACATTTCAGCTTAATCTGAGTCAATATCGTCAATGCACATTCGTCTATTCAGGAGTGGAGAAGATAAAGATGTCACACATTGCCTTTCAGTAACACTGATCCCATACATTGCTTATATTGAAGAATATATTGTATTGACACAACCAACGACTACATTTTGGTTTTCATCCGCAATGACTTCACAACATATCAACCTACTGAGGATCATCAATTTGAAATATAGGACGAAGCGgataaaaaaattaggaaaatagGTACGAcgtacataatattttatttagtcaaGTACAATTTAACTAAATTTCTTTGGTCATGCTTAGAGCAATTCATCAAGGGAATTTTGCCAAGAATGccatatttgtaaaaaaagttTTCTACAATGCCACAATTGTAAAACTTTATTAGAAATGCCACAAGCTTATTAAAGTGGTCACTTGAGTTGACTATTTTGCCCTAAAAAAATAATGGCGAGAATCTGAATTAATTTTGGAGAGAGATAATGTGATGTACAATAATTATATAGGCATTAATTGTGTTCGTGGACAACATTTCAGTTATTCATATTTTAACGATAATTGTCCactagttattaaaatattctTAACTTTTAGAAGTAGTGGACATGATGTGTTttcatgtaattaaaaaaagtccacgtgaaattttgatttagaagTTGTCCATATATTATAATGATATTGTctatcataaacaaaaatgtaaatacgtTGTGGATATGTTTCAAATTATAACACTTTGTCCTTTATCCACACAAATTGATCACATTTCATTCACATGAACCATATTGATCATAGACAACCTTTCTTATTCATGTATAAATGTAGTGGacaactttaaaaatttgataagtTGTCCACATGACTTCAAAGTTGTCCACAAAAATGAAGATTAAGTTGTCcacaaaatgaaaattaggttgtccacaaaaataaacataaagttGTCTACAAACGCTGGATAAATACTCGTCTCTCGCCTAACAAGCACCATCATTAGCTATTCTGTAAACCAAAACGAAACTCTTGTGGTCCACCTACAAAACATCAATAACACAACAACAAGACAAATCGAACAAGAACAGAGCCGACAAATCTAGATTTGCCCGTCATAAAACATAATCAGAAAAATTCAACCTATAAGACCAGAGCGAAGAAAAAAACCAGACTCaccatgaaatatatataaatgtgagCACCACATATCCCACTAAAACCATCGGAATCTGccaattgaagaagatgatgctttGACAGCTAGGACGAACAAGAGAAgatagaacatttttttttttgtttagaaaacataatttttattaataaattatggagagagaaaatgagatagaaaaaaaacaaatgaaagaaaaatataaatagaagaaagaaaataaaaaggttagTTTAGTCAATCTACCAAACACATATGACATTGGAGAAAAGGTTTTGTGAATGTGGCATtctggaaaaacaaaatcactatACATGGCATTCCTCTTAATAAACTCATTCATCAACTCTCAATCGTAGACCACTAGACCACAATGAACTGATGCATAGTAATATACAACCATGTacctatattaaaatatacctAGTGTATATAAAAAGTCGCAACACAAAATTCTTATTAATATACAAATCTTTGATTATCTTACGCATCATCTATATTCTATAGTATGTCCTCTTCGACCCGAAGTTCTGGAATCTGGATAGACAAAAATATCTTTGGATAGACACAgatttatacaaattttattatttttatatttaaaaaacacttcCAGAGAATGACTGATGAAGATGGTCTTACCACTTCTgactgattatttttattaatcataagtattatataaaatttttgaacaatttataaataaaataaaagaaagatgataggagaatcaaaatttgaaatcttaacaaaatcttctagttattaaaaataatttattgtctacttggatataaaatcttagtttttgaaattgtgaattggtttatatttttttaaaaaaatatatagtaattttCGTCTATAATTTATTACAGAGAGAAATTAATTTTCCaagtaaaaattagttttgatttaatagataaatttttttttattttattagagagaaaaaaaaaatttcaagtataaattaattttttattttttttaattacaaattagtttgatttgaatagattttttttagttttctagattttttatatttgatatgtttacgttttttattttttaattaatttattaattttaattaagtttttttaatggcaattataaataatttcttacatagttttatatttgtactctctaattaatatagtaggatataatTTTCCAAAAGTCCAAACGTAATATTTGATCATTTTTGTGATCATGAAAGTTGTtcataactgttttttttttttttaagttcatacAATTTGTATAGTTTAGGCAAATGATTTATATTTCCGAAGCCCGGGTGGacttttttggtttgtatagAGTCAAGAATTCAATCTTTAATTTAATCAATCGAACAGTGACACTACAAGTCTACTAAAAGAAGTACAAAAGagttttggttataatttgCTTTTGTCTTCGTGTATTATTATCGACAGTGACACTACAAGTCTACAGCCGACAAAAGTGACTTATGAGTTATGAGTTGAATAATAATTTTCCCTTTCAAAGGAATACATAAAAGGAGACTATTAAACCTCTAGAAAGAAGAAGGCCGAGAAAAAATgtctctcttcctctgtttcctctgccTCTTACCCCTTATCTTAATCTTCTTGAACATATTCAAATCTTCGAAATGGAAGCTTCCTCCTGGTCCAAAGACGCTTCCGATCATCGGAAACTTACACCAACGCCGGGAATTACATCCCAGGCATCGTCGGAACCTCTCCGACAAATACGGACCAGTGGTGCTTCTCCAATACGGATTCGTCCCCGTGGTGGTGATCTCTTCGAAAGAAGCAGCAGAGGAAGTTCTAAAAATCCACGATCTTGAGTGTTGTAGTCGACCAGAGACGGCCGGGACCAGAGCAGCTTTTTACAACTTTAAAGACGTCGGATTCGCACCTTACGGTGAAGAGTGGAGAGTGATGCGGAAGCTCTCGGTGGTCGAACTCTTCAGCTTGAAAAAACTTCAATCTTTTAGGTCTATCAGAGAGGAAGAGAACGACTTGTGTGTCAAGAAACTCTCTGAGTTTGCTACGAGACGATCTCCGGTGAATCTTGAGAAAACCCTTTTCACTTTGATCGGGAATATAGTGTGTAGGATCGGGTTCGGGATCAATCTCTATGAGTGTGACTTCGTTGATGAAGATAGGATCGTTGATCTTGTGCACAAGTCTGATGAGGTCATAGGAGATTCTCTGTTCTCTGATTTCTTTCCCGGAAGAATCGGTAGGCTCATCGACCGGATCTCCGGTCAGAACAAGAGGTTGAACAATCTTTTTTCGGAACTAGACACTTTCTTTCAGAATATTCTCGATCATCATCTCAAGCCTGGAAGAGAGAGGTCATATATT from Camelina sativa cultivar DH55 chromosome 3, Cs, whole genome shotgun sequence includes:
- the LOC104777885 gene encoding cytochrome P450 71B28-like isoform X2, coding for MSLFLCFLCLLPLILIFLNIFKSSKWKLPPGPKTLPIIGNLHQRRELHPRHRRNLSDKYGPVVLLQYGFVPVVVISSKEAAEEVLKIHDLECCSRPETAGTRAAFYNFKDVGFAPYGEEWRVMRKLSVVELFSLKKLQSFRSIREEENDLCVKKLSEFATRRSPVNLEKTLFTLIGNIVCRIGFGINLYECDFVDEDRIVDLVHKSDEVIGDSLFSDFFPGRIGRLIDRISGQNKRLNNLFSELDTFFQNILDHHLKPGRERSYIIDVMIDMMKKQEKDGDAFKFTTDHLKGMISDIFLAGVGASAATAVWAMTELIRNPKVMKKVQDEIRTTLGDKKERITEEDLNQLHYFKLMVREVFRLHPSAPLLLPRETLSHVKIQGYDIPAKTQIIINAYAIARDPKLWENPDEFNPDRFLDSSIDYKGLNFELIPFGSGRRICPGMTMGIMLVELALLNLLYFFDWGLREMDEANKIVTGNEDVLNFVQVLHH